The following are from one region of the Petrotoga mobilis SJ95 genome:
- a CDS encoding class II aldolase/adducin family protein: protein MLEEQLKKEVAEFAKLVWDRKLTDGTGGNMSIKYGEKIYITPTSTIKHFLTEKDIITIDKNGNKIDGLKKPSSEKKMHIKIYEKANDVNAVIHAHPMYATSFAITFEKLPINALPESSLVLDPITYIPYQMPGTQEFADAFNEGLEKGSRVFVLQNHGVTVAGKDMNEAYVKLETLEFLAQVSFVSKLYSNVNEIPEEKIAAFKEFFRRNKADQ, encoded by the coding sequence ATGCTAGAAGAGCAATTAAAAAAAGAAGTTGCAGAATTTGCAAAATTAGTCTGGGACAGAAAGCTAACGGATGGTACGGGTGGAAACATGAGTATAAAATATGGAGAAAAAATATATATCACTCCCACATCGACCATAAAACACTTTCTAACTGAGAAAGATATCATCACCATAGATAAAAACGGGAATAAAATCGACGGACTCAAGAAACCTTCTTCAGAAAAAAAAATGCATATAAAAATATACGAAAAAGCAAATGATGTAAACGCAGTTATTCATGCTCACCCAATGTATGCTACCTCTTTTGCAATTACCTTTGAGAAATTACCTATAAACGCTCTTCCAGAATCTTCTTTAGTATTGGATCCAATAACCTATATACCATATCAAATGCCTGGAACTCAAGAATTTGCAGATGCCTTCAATGAAGGTTTAGAAAAGGGATCTCGGGTATTCGTTCTTCAAAACCATGGTGTCACGGTTGCAGGAAAAGACATGAATGAAGCATATGTAAAGTTGGAAACTTTAGAATTTCTCGCTCAAGTTTCATTTGTTTCTAAACTCTATTCAAATGTGAACGAAATACCAGAAGAAAAAATAGCTGCATTCAAAGAATTTTTCAGAAGAAACAAGGCGGACCAATGA
- a CDS encoding glycosyltransferase — MKILIIGYMHPKFDKRVYRTVKSLSKVHEVIYQYWTNKDDKEYTDGNIKYLPIKEINETIGNPLKKLINRRPLDKKICDLVAEENYDILYMHHFLASKPLDPFKIAKKRNKKIVYDIHEYHPENFLAELEGMIGNLKVKTVWRFFKKQLDLSDLAIFVSEETRNDVVNKTNIDKEKTYIIPNYANFIIKPDIQKKRKEIVLVGKVTRKIEDEKKILKSLIEKGFSFKIIGMDSKEFMDITHESTEFLPYDEMMNELSNSLFSLISYNTVKNRDYKNDIYALPHKFYDSLAAGTPVIVKESFVSMAKQVENLGLGVVIDPSKVEESVEKITNAYKNYEKIIKNVEKHQKEFIWNEEKERNFLNLISHITT; from the coding sequence ATGAAAATTCTGATCATTGGTTACATGCATCCAAAATTTGACAAAAGAGTATACAGAACGGTTAAATCCCTTTCTAAAGTTCATGAAGTTATTTATCAATATTGGACTAATAAAGACGACAAAGAATATACAGATGGAAATATTAAATACCTACCCATAAAAGAAATCAATGAAACAATAGGCAATCCATTAAAAAAGCTTATTAATAGAAGGCCTCTCGATAAAAAAATATGCGATTTGGTAGCCGAAGAAAATTACGACATCTTATACATGCATCATTTTTTAGCAAGCAAACCTTTGGATCCTTTTAAAATAGCAAAAAAAAGAAATAAAAAAATCGTTTACGATATTCACGAATACCATCCAGAAAACTTTTTAGCAGAGTTAGAAGGGATGATTGGAAATTTAAAAGTAAAAACCGTCTGGAGGTTCTTTAAAAAGCAATTAGATCTCTCAGATCTGGCAATATTCGTCTCAGAAGAAACAAGAAATGATGTTGTTAACAAAACGAACATAGATAAAGAAAAAACCTATATTATACCCAATTACGCAAATTTTATTATAAAACCTGATATTCAAAAAAAGAGAAAAGAAATTGTCTTAGTTGGTAAAGTAACAAGAAAGATAGAAGATGAGAAAAAAATATTAAAATCTTTAATCGAAAAGGGTTTTAGCTTCAAGATTATAGGAATGGATTCGAAAGAGTTTATGGACATAACCCATGAATCTACAGAATTTTTACCTTACGATGAAATGATGAATGAACTATCCAATTCCCTGTTTTCTCTAATTTCTTACAACACCGTCAAAAACAGAGATTATAAAAACGACATTTACGCCTTACCTCACAAGTTTTACGATTCCTTAGCTGCAGGCACCCCCGTTATTGTAAAAGAATCTTTTGTTTCAATGGCTAAACAGGTAGAAAATTTAGGCTTAGGAGTGGTTATAGATCCATCTAAAGTGGAAGAAAGTGTTGAAAAAATCACTAACGCATACAAAAATTACGAAAAAATTATAAAAAACGTTGAAAAACACCAAAAAGAATTTATATGGAATGAAGAAAAAGAAAGGAATTTTCTTAACTTGATATCTCACATAACAACGTAA
- the aglA gene encoding alpha-glucosidase AglA, whose amino-acid sequence MTAIKVGIIGAGSAAFSLRLVSDLCKTKGLSGSLVSLMDIDKDRLNAVHMLAMKFAEEFGADLRFETTTNVEDAIKDSSFVVNTALVGGHSYFEQVRKISEKYGYYRGIDSQEFNMVSDYYTISNFNQLKFMHDVAKAIERISPKAWLLQAANPVFELTNLITRTVPINMVGICHGHHGVDHIIEKLGLDAEKVEWQVAGVNHGIWLTKFMYEGKDAYPLIDELLEKEVENFKPTNPFDDQLSPVAKDMYEFYGKMPIGDTVRNGSWKYHYNLETKKKWFGEPWGGVDSELGWKWYQDRQAEIAIAMQKVAKYFQENKNAKLLSKDSLNEIISQTKNDVKEELTKEIYNLLDPQRKSGEQHILLANALLNNEKVDLVLNLPNNGTIPGIPDDVAVEIPVYADKDGIHRYKIDPPLPERIKKMYLYPRIMRMEWALEAFLTGDKKVLEEFLIRDPRTKSYDQVVKVLEEILALPGNEEMRKHYSK is encoded by the coding sequence ATGACAGCTATCAAGGTAGGGATCATTGGAGCAGGAAGCGCAGCATTTTCTTTAAGATTGGTTAGCGATCTTTGTAAAACAAAGGGATTATCAGGGAGTCTAGTATCCTTAATGGATATAGATAAAGACAGATTGAACGCAGTACACATGCTTGCTATGAAATTTGCAGAAGAGTTCGGAGCGGATTTGAGGTTTGAAACTACAACAAACGTTGAAGACGCAATAAAAGACTCAAGTTTTGTTGTAAATACTGCCCTTGTTGGAGGGCACAGTTACTTTGAACAAGTAAGAAAAATTTCAGAAAAATACGGATATTACAGAGGAATAGACTCACAAGAATTCAACATGGTTTCAGATTATTACACAATAAGCAATTTCAACCAATTAAAGTTTATGCACGATGTTGCAAAAGCTATTGAAAGAATATCCCCTAAGGCATGGCTTTTGCAGGCGGCAAATCCTGTCTTTGAATTGACAAATTTAATAACAAGAACGGTTCCAATAAACATGGTTGGAATATGCCACGGCCATCATGGAGTAGACCACATAATTGAAAAATTAGGCTTAGATGCAGAAAAAGTTGAATGGCAAGTAGCAGGTGTAAACCATGGAATTTGGTTGACAAAATTCATGTATGAAGGAAAAGATGCCTATCCACTCATTGATGAATTATTAGAAAAAGAGGTTGAAAACTTCAAACCCACCAATCCATTCGACGATCAACTCTCTCCAGTTGCAAAAGATATGTATGAATTCTATGGAAAAATGCCCATTGGAGACACAGTCAGGAACGGAAGTTGGAAATATCATTACAACCTCGAAACGAAGAAAAAGTGGTTTGGAGAACCATGGGGAGGCGTTGATTCAGAGTTAGGATGGAAATGGTATCAAGACAGACAAGCAGAGATTGCAATAGCAATGCAAAAAGTTGCCAAATATTTCCAAGAGAATAAGAACGCCAAATTACTTTCAAAAGATTCACTCAATGAAATTATCTCTCAAACCAAAAACGATGTAAAAGAAGAACTCACAAAAGAAATATACAACTTGTTAGATCCTCAAAGGAAAAGCGGCGAACAACATATATTGTTGGCAAATGCCTTATTAAACAACGAAAAAGTAGATCTCGTTCTCAATTTACCAAATAACGGTACTATACCTGGAATCCCAGACGATGTAGCCGTGGAGATTCCTGTGTATGCAGACAAAGATGGAATCCATCGTTACAAAATAGATCCACCACTTCCAGAGAGAATTAAAAAGATGTACTTATACCCAAGAATTATGAGAATGGAATGGGCATTAGAAGCATTCCTAACTGGAGATAAAAAAGTACTCGAAGAATTTTTGATCAGAGATCCACGTACCAAATCTTACGACCAGGTAGTAAAAGTTTTAGAGGAAATCCTTGCTTTGCCAGGTAATGAAGAAATGAGGAAGCACTACAGCAAATAA
- a CDS encoding nickel-dependent lactate racemase family protein yields MPYGKEEKILDLDKNLNVSLLKKREFRGLGELFDIEMMKSLGLPFGTRSLSTLAKRKKDCCIVISDTTRPVPNSLILPYIIYDVRFAGIKKENITILIANGSHEPVPESMFEKLVGKEVLEENIKIINHDAYDDTQLKKIGETSSGCPVIVNKKYLEADLKICTGLIEPHFMAGYSGGRKSICPGIVGIETLKVFHGVKAMGDPNSKSCQLENNPVDEIAREVASMAGCDFIVNVSLNEKKEVDGIYAGDIFEAHEVGCRMVAYTSIVKIKEPVDIVITSNGGYPLDQNFYQTVKGLVEASEILKPDGVIIMASKCEKGIGKKEFKELLLEVKEKGIKEFLKSHDSPETFKSDQWEVQKLTQVLEKTKNIFMLSSLDDEEYKYTFSTKINTLEEGLKKALKLKGRGAKIAVIPEGPYVVGKIKN; encoded by the coding sequence ATTCCATACGGTAAAGAAGAAAAGATTTTAGATTTAGATAAAAACTTAAATGTTTCTTTATTAAAAAAGCGTGAATTTAGAGGCTTGGGGGAACTCTTTGACATTGAGATGATGAAATCGTTAGGTCTTCCCTTTGGTACCCGTTCTCTTTCAACCTTAGCAAAAAGAAAAAAGGATTGTTGCATAGTTATTTCTGACACCACAAGGCCCGTACCAAATTCTCTAATTTTGCCCTACATAATCTATGATGTGAGGTTTGCTGGCATTAAAAAGGAGAATATAACAATTTTGATCGCAAATGGTTCACATGAACCGGTTCCAGAAAGTATGTTTGAAAAATTAGTTGGTAAAGAAGTTTTAGAAGAAAATATAAAAATAATTAATCACGATGCATACGATGATACTCAATTGAAGAAGATTGGAGAAACCTCTTCTGGTTGCCCTGTTATTGTGAATAAAAAATATTTAGAAGCGGATTTAAAAATCTGTACAGGTTTAATAGAACCCCATTTTATGGCAGGATATTCAGGAGGGAGAAAATCAATCTGCCCGGGAATAGTTGGCATCGAAACCTTGAAAGTATTTCATGGCGTTAAGGCGATGGGAGATCCAAATTCAAAAAGTTGTCAGTTAGAAAATAATCCTGTCGATGAGATCGCTAGAGAAGTAGCTTCAATGGCTGGGTGTGATTTCATAGTAAACGTTTCTTTAAACGAGAAAAAAGAAGTTGACGGGATTTATGCAGGTGATATCTTTGAAGCTCACGAAGTAGGTTGTAGAATGGTAGCATATACTTCGATAGTGAAAATTAAAGAACCCGTTGATATAGTTATAACCTCAAATGGTGGATATCCTTTAGACCAAAACTTTTATCAAACGGTTAAAGGTTTAGTAGAAGCTTCAGAGATTTTAAAACCTGATGGAGTAATAATAATGGCTTCAAAATGCGAAAAAGGTATCGGGAAAAAAGAGTTTAAAGAATTGCTTTTAGAAGTAAAAGAAAAAGGAATAAAAGAATTTTTAAAAAGCCATGATTCACCAGAAACTTTCAAAAGTGATCAATGGGAGGTACAAAAGTTAACTCAAGTATTAGAGAAAACGAAAAACATTTTCATGTTGTCGTCGCTGGATGATGAAGAGTACAAATATACTTTTTCAACTAAAATCAATACTTTAGAGGAAGGATTAAAAAAGGCTTTAAAATTAAAAGGGCGCGGCGCCAAGATAGCAGTTATACCTGAAGGGCCCTATGTTGTTGGAAAGATAAAAAATTAA
- a CDS encoding electron transfer flavoprotein subunit beta/FixA family protein, translated as MEICVLVKQVPSTDKVQIDEETGTMIRSELESELNPLDMYAVEEAVRIKESTPQTKITVVTMGPPSAEYALKEAISMGCDEGVLLTDRKFAGADTLATAYTLSQYLKDKHYDIIFAGERATDGETGQVGPSVGTQLDIPILTYVNKIINIANDTITVQRAVEGGNEIIQTGLPALITVVKEINEPRLPNLENKLKAKKSSIKIVSNQELKIEEGKIGLKGSPTRVVKVFYPKISRNGEKVIVKTPQEALEKITNFLKEKGVIS; from the coding sequence ATGGAAATATGCGTATTAGTCAAACAAGTACCTTCCACTGACAAGGTACAGATAGATGAGGAAACTGGAACAATGATAAGAAGTGAATTAGAATCCGAACTCAACCCATTGGATATGTACGCAGTCGAAGAAGCGGTGAGAATTAAAGAAAGCACACCACAAACTAAGATAACGGTTGTAACGATGGGACCTCCTTCAGCAGAATATGCACTAAAAGAAGCAATATCCATGGGATGTGATGAAGGGGTATTGTTAACCGATAGAAAGTTTGCCGGTGCAGATACCTTAGCAACCGCTTATACATTGAGTCAATATTTAAAAGACAAACATTACGACATTATATTTGCCGGTGAAAGGGCAACAGATGGAGAAACAGGTCAAGTGGGACCATCCGTTGGAACTCAGTTAGATATTCCTATACTAACCTACGTCAACAAGATAATTAACATAGCAAACGACACGATAACAGTTCAAAGGGCTGTAGAAGGTGGAAACGAAATTATTCAAACTGGGTTACCGGCTTTAATAACGGTTGTAAAGGAGATAAACGAACCCAGGCTACCGAATTTAGAAAACAAACTAAAAGCTAAGAAAAGTAGTATAAAAATAGTAAGTAACCAAGAGTTAAAAATAGAGGAAGGAAAGATAGGACTTAAAGGATCTCCAACAAGGGTTGTAAAGGTATTCTATCCAAAGATATCAAGAAATGGTGAAAAGGTAATAGTAAAAACTCCACAAGAAGCCTTAGAAAAAATAACAAACTTTCTAAAAGAAAAAGGCGTGATATCATGA